Genomic segment of Glandiceps talaboti chromosome 17, keGlaTala1.1, whole genome shotgun sequence:
ATTATTAAGCCAAGAAATACAGAAGTTCCTCTCACACATCCGCCATTTTGTTAGACGAGCAAGGGACAATGGGATTGCTTTAGgatcttttcttttctttctgttttgAAGAACAATTAATTGGGAATTTGCATGTGATATAATTTTCCCTTTCTCAGATAGAGACGTGATTGGATGAATACAAATTCCTAGATCTGGTATTAGGAATGTCAAAAACTAAATACACTTATAGTAAACTAATTACTAAATTAGTAAACCAATCACACATAAGCGATAACAATGTTTAACTAGTATCGAATATAGCTTACAAAACTAATGAACACATTTACTGAGTATTCCGAGGGCTGacattattttggtattttttgtatcttCATATTGCATGATATTGGTGTTATTACTTCTCCTTTAACCCCAGATTTCATACTTCCCATTTGAACATTTAACAAATAAGTTGCATGTGTAAATGTAGTGTTTATCATATCATAGTTAATATTAAATTGATGTAATTGTCCTCTTTATATATcaagttgatatatatatatatatatatatatatatatatatatatatatatatatatatatatatatatatatatatatgtatgtattttataattGTCTAATTTATATTATTCGTTGACAGACGAATCTAGCCTTAACACAGATGAACCTGGTGAGTATAAAtaacttgttttaaaaaactGGCTATACAGTAGTTTAAGCAAAAGTCGACGTTTTCCAAAGATTTCAAGTATGAGAAAGACATAGGTAGAACAAGACCTTTCACCGGAAGACTGTTTGTAGAATATACATTTGTTATGTAACCGATCACTTGGTAAGTTGATATTGTTTTAGGTGATAGATAACAACATTGTTACTGCTGTAACCGATCACTTGATAAGTTGAGATTGTTTTACGTGATAGATAACAACATTGTTACTGCTGTAACCGATCACTTGGTAAGTTGAGATTGTTTTACGTGATAGATAACAACATTGTTACAACTAAACATATAACATGATACTTATAATTGAGAggatttcaaaatgttgaattaatgtaaacaaactgtgtgtctgtgtgtgtctgcgtgtgtctgtgtatattatatattatatataagtatacatgtataatatcatatatatgtgtgtatataggGTTTAGATATTGCTAATGTGTATGAATCTAACTGACATACATATCTTTTGTATTAGAGGTgactcctcctcctcctcctcctcctggTGAATCAGGTGATCCTCACATAACAACATTTGACGGACTTCACTACAACTACCAAGGTGTCTGCAGGTATGTCCTTTTCACCGATGGATGCGGAAGACGACGCCCATCATTCAGAGTTGAATCAATCACCGAGGGCGGTGTCAACAAAAAGGGAGAAGATGTTGCTCGTGTTGCAGCTGTCACTGTCCGTTTAGGAATGGACACATCGTATGAGACGGTTATCGATTTACACAAGGGGGATGTTGCTAaggtatgtttgttttatttgtctaAAACAAGTGACCTattggtcagaatagctccgctgttatTTTTAAGTGAATCATGGAGAGAAGATCGAGGAGAAGCTCCGACATGTTTGTCAAAACTTATAACTGTTCGTGATGTACTAGATTGACTGAATGCTCAGCTAACCCAACTAGATTGTTAGTCTGAGATTGTGTATTGCTCTCTTCCTcatctataaataaataaattacaaattcgTATGTACTGCTATGACCCTACACCAAAAGTGTGACTTGCACCATAGCTTTAAAGGCTCACTTTGAGAAGGATTTAACAGTAGGTGTAAATAAACATTAGGTGCAACGCTATAGAAAAAGCTGCCCAAgaacaaatgaattatcatgtgTAATCCAtagataaaataacactaattcgagaacctgggattgaaacgcTAGCctttaattgataaaataacactcaTACGGAaacttgggattgaaaccctggcctttttCACTATGACATATTACCCAATGTATTATGGAATTTAATACCAGGAGGGGATATAATCCAATAATCATTCATTGTTGTGAGGATGTtgctaaaaaaaagttttaatgtCGGCTATTTCACAATAAATTCATTTATGCATTGTTATAGTCTGCGATAGTcgttaatattattaataaccATACGATATTTTGATGTCACAGATAAGGTTTAGCAAGTGGTTAAGGCTACCatttatgaaaatttaataCAGTAAGGTAATGAAACACATAACGACTTTTGAAGTTATTAAATATATTAGACCTAGCgcatcaagtacatgtagtccTAAAAATTCACTTTCGCATATCACCTAAAAATGGTTGTGTCCGAAACATTGGTATATAGCAGATATAGTAAAGTGGTTTAGGTATGTTAGAGAACATTACGTGCACGTGCTCAGATCATACCTActatgtataatagaaactggaatctatGTTCCCTATATATAGATTTAACCTCTAATGAAATGTGGTGACCTGTAAgttgtagtgtcgataacatgtagtgtcagAAATACAAAGCATATCATGAATGTTATTATCTGAAGAGTAAAACAATTTAAATTAATGCTTATGAACTATCAATGAAGGTTATCGTTACGGAACATTCAGTTGTTGTCCCACGTGAAAagtaagtgaagcattgattatgcaaaagcggagtatttacatgacatgttgtgtaattagtgtggtaggtagtacatgtatatttatgtttcaACCACACTCACtctagatgaagaaatattaaagcaTATAGGTTAGAAACGGGGACAAGAACACATACCCACAATGCAGACAATTGCAAGGTCCTTGTAGAAATGAATTTTCTTTGCATCAtgatcacaatccaaaacataATGACCCCCCTCTCATTCAAAGTTGTCCAAACAGGATGACCATTCCTTTTAAAATCGTAATGTCATATGTACAGTATAACCGTTATTTCTGTGTTATGCTATCATTATTTCAAAGCTTAGTTTGATTACGATTGCTAACTtctatatgtaatatttaataGAAAACTGTAGCGAAGGCCTATTTTCTTCACAATCTTACCGTTGTCTTTATCTATGTAGCATGTTCCTCCTTGTCAGGCCCTTTGATATGTGGGATTGTAATCAGACCTTGTAATCGGCACAAATCTTCTGACATACATATTAACGTTTCCTGACCACTCACTTAGACACTAGTTGCTTAATTTATTTGGACTCAGTGTAAGAAATTATTCTACACAGGATGTATTTTAATACCAAAACCCTTCATTTTGTTGGTACATGTCAGGCTAggagatatattttttttactaaaacacGGCATTTGTGAGCGTactttatgtttccatggaaacaactatcctattttagacaatttgtgttacaacgGATATGACTAAAGTATATATGCCAAAAGTAAGGAAATCTGAACAATATGTtgattttgttaccatggcaactgatgtttaTAAAATCATCCCCTTTTCGAACTCAGTGTAACAAACTACCCAAATAGGGTAGGCAATAGGTAAATAAACctgattattattaaatttataacttttatttgtCAGATGTAGTTGTATTTTACCAAACCAATATTTTTAAGTATACTGCAAGGTGTGTGTTATGTTCACAAGATACACACTTTAAGCATTGCTTTAATGTACCGCTGGTTAGCAGAGAAATCTCAGTAAATTTCAATAATTCGGCAAAATCTCTAACATTCAACTGTATGATGGCTTTTAGGTGAATGGTAACCATGTGAAGACCTTTCCACACTACCTAAGTTCAGATGTTTGGATGGAAAAACCTGGGGGCAAAACTGTTGTTCTGAAAGTTGCTAATCAATTCGAGATCACGTGGGATGGCTTGAAAAGCATTGAATCTCAGCTCCATGACTCACAACATGGCAAGCTATGTGGACTTCTTGGCGACGCAGATGGTGACATCAGTAATGATCTTAGCATGCCTGATGGGAAGGTGACTGATGATTTAGTAGAGTTTGGAGACAGCTGGCAAGTGCCCGGAAGGTACAGTGATTAAATGTGATAGCtataatgtaaaattatttcTTGGCATTTGCAATAGCATAGTAATTTCAGATGATGAGTTTGCCAAAACAGTGTGTGTTCACAAACGTATTTTTATCTAGGTTCATGCATCATTGGTTGTATTTGATAACATATCAGACACGCCTACACTTTACAGATcgaaacaaaatacaagtaattgAAAAACCAGGTTACAAATGAAGTCTTGGAAAATTGTATATGTAGTCCACTGCAATTTCCTATGTCTTGTTTCACTTGTAATACAGCTTATCTGAAGTGTTGCTCTTGCCCACCAATGATGTATAGTATGAACAGGATAAAAACACATTCatgacacacatgtacactgttTCGGCAAATATGCCTGAAATGTGTTGTTACTGTCAgtaatttaaaattaataaGTAGCGCATTTCTCTTTGAAACCAGGGGGGtagacatgggggggggggggcttgttACATGTAGGCACTCCATGATCCTCCTTCAGATAGGCtagtatatttcatttgaacgTACGTAAAAGGTAATGATGCCACTCATGAGTCAGACACTCACGTTGATGGGACAACTGATGACACGTCAATCAAGCGTGTATTGAAGTTAACACCGTATGATCTGAAGTCATTACTTACCAAATACACCAAATACAAGAAACGTTcgttttaatgaaaatatatatcttGCCACGTGATTTTCTTTAGTGTCAGGATCACGATTTAATAATTGTCAAAGTCCTCAGCATGTTGGATTTAGATCGCAAGGAAGCAAACTATCCCGACAGTTTCATTTTTATAAGATTTAACGATTTTATATGCATAATATATTGTCACGAAATCGTAcatttctaacccaaatataTCGAGAGGACTGATCCCCACCTCTTCACTAGGTCACCAATGGTATCAAACAATgcatttgatttggtttgactGAAGAAGAGGGCCCAGCTCCATCGAAATGTTTGTCCGTTAAACTGTTACCCTAATAATAGCCAGTCGAAGACAGAATTCTCTCAATCAATACTAAGCTCTTTTTGACCTAATTTCCGTATTAAAAGCTGTAAAGTAACATAGctttgttttataatatatgcatgtatcaTTAATATATTTGCTCCGGTGTGTGTTAGGAGGCTAGAAAGGGATTCAGACGACATTTTCTTTCCATGTTAGGAATACAGTTCATTAGATTGAATATTATCTCTTCGTATGTGCTGACGTCATTCTTGTCCTTCTTTTACAGTGCATGTTAAGATGGCAGAAGAATACAATCTTACCATAAACTGACTATACATCGGAATTggacaacacacacacacacacacacacatctcatATCGCTACATTCATCTCATCGGCCTATGCGCCAAACTTACTCATTCTGTAGCCAGCTTGAAGCGACGTTAGGTTAGGTTAAGGTAAATGACTGTTTAAAATGGTCGTCATGGATACCAATCACACTGTTGTAGAAAGAAATGTTGATTTGCACCATCGAAATTGATAAACCAGAAGTATTTGAACCAAGGATGAGAAATTTGAAAAGTATGTCACAGTGACTGTTGGTCTTCTGACCCAAAGTTTGCTTCGGTAGAGGACCTCTTGTGGCAAAGCTACAATCCTTATCATTTCTCTGATAACGCGAATTTGAGTTTTTGACATTCTTGGATTATTTTGAGCTTGTCAATCTGCACACTTGGAAATACTTCACATGGGAAATAAAGAGTTTAAGCATCACTGAGAGTCGTGTTTTAATGGAAGAATGACGTTTAGTACAAACACAATGAAAGTCAGTTCACTATCAAAAAATTGTCGTCTTGCTTGACAgcatctcactaacattgctacattgtatcgtcagGTGTGACAAATAGCATACTAACATGGCTAATTCGTATCGTCTTCTTCAACGGAAACTTTATTAGCATTTTGATATCTTGTCGCCTTACACGACACAATTGGCGTACAGTTCTTACATTTTCATTCACCGATATGTCCGGAAattaaagtatatattgttacaatgtacgTAATTTGGCTATAATCTGTTGGGGTATTGATCGTGCATACACATAACAAAATAGGAATGATTTTTGCAACGCAAGGTGCTAGAAATAAGCAGTATTAGTTAATAGATTTCAGAGCCAGATGATAAATTGTAGCATTACTTACTAGAGagtttttgttgaaccagacaaACTTGTTTTTAGCCAGATGTCTTACATTGTAACTGTGGTGTTATATCTAAAACATCCTCTATTGAGTCCAAAGCCATAATCAGATATAAAGGTCCCACGaactgattgaaaatgaaaagacATTCCCTAAAATGGTGGGATGGGTGGATTGGTGGATGGACGGATGAACGGACgtttcgttcgttcgttcgtttgtttgttttgtttgcaaaAATGTTGATTTGAGGTAGAACAGATTAGACTAAAGTCAACAACGATATCATAGAATATTTTAAAGCATGGGCTTGTCTTCTTCCAATATATCAACGACTGATAGCCAGCTTTTCTTCTGAACGATATCATAAACACCCCACACCGTAAGTCTACAAGAAGTAACCCCTCCTTGAAGCAACAGGTGTGGTACATTATCATAAGCGTATTATGATGTGTAGATTGAAACATTTAGATAAACATTTCTGACAACAGATAAGGAAACTCTTGCCCATTCAAACATCATAATTTACCACAACTCATCAAAGCCAATGGAATTTCCAGAGTtggtgtatatataaatgtaatatcTGCTACGCACTGGTTTAAAATGTTTTAAGATTTCGAAAAGGGAATGAGAGAAAACACGTTAAGTCAATAAGTTCTGTCAGTTGGACGATAGCTTACATCATTGCGATTGTTTGGAGTTCTCAACTGTGGCATTACGTCTGATTTACAACTTAAAGATTGTTGGAAATTGAAATCTTATTTATTTCAAGAGAACTGCAAAACCtatttaccatggcaacatctcTGCATTGAGTAGAATATCATCTATATTAATTTTAATGGTTGACAAGTACATTTATTGATTAATTGGTGgattggctggttggttggttggttggttgatcgaTCGATCTATTGATTAATGGGTTGATGGGTCTATATATAgagatggattgattgattgatgtatgtatgtatgtatgtatgtatggatggatggatggatggatggatggatggatggatggatggatgcgtGGGTGgctggatagatggatggatagattaATATGATCGATTGGCTGgtaggtcggtcggtcggtgattgattgattgattgattgattgattgattgattgattgattgattgattgattgtttgtttgtttgtgtgtttgattgattgaatgattgattgattgtgtgtgtatgtatgtatgtatgtatgtatgtatgtatgtatgtatgtatgtatgtatgtgtgtgtgtgtatgtgtgacgCAGAATCAATTATTTTAAACAGAACAAAACAGCGCTCTTTTTGCAGATTACATAAGCTTTATTGACGATGAAGTAAATGTACAGCTTGCAATATAAGTAAGCTAATGAAACCCTACACCACTTTCATATCCAAACTCAATGTAAATAGAAGCCCTCAAATACCAATATAATCACGTAATGAGAAACCGTAAGTTGTTAAGTTTTAAGCCTTCCCTTAAACCATGGAATGGAGATGTCTTCATGATTTCCAAATAATAGTTATCACCATGGTGATTGACAACAAACAGCTGTAACTTCTGCTGTCATCTTAACAGGCACtgaaatatgaatacaaaaaatataagTGTCTGCAAAAATAAAATGTCGAGGAACCTCATAAAATCCCCGCAAGCTCTATATATTAGCAAATATTTTTTACTATTTCGTTAATGTTTGTCtggttaaatatatataaaaatttaAAACCTTCATATTTAGTAACTGATTATCTCTCTATTATGATAGATGCTGACATCACTGTGTACACTGGTAGACATGCATTAATGAACCCGTGTCATAAACTTACTCCCCTTTATAGTATGTATCTGCATAATATGTCGACAAACCTCCTCAAAGCCCCAGGAGCCCCACATGTTTGCTATATTCTGCTATATATTTCGTATTCTTGGTCttggtaaaatatttgaaacattCACGGTAAGTATTGTATTCCTTCACCCTAACTTAGTTATCTCTCCGCTACAATTGATGATGGCCCTGAGTACACTGACATAGCGTGATGTATAATTTGATTGTATTACGATGGTAACTTAACACTCCACTGTTAGACTTGTATTCACTGCATTTCAATGACTTGCACGATGCTTACTTGAAAACTCTAAATGGGGTGTgggtgggatgggggggggggggcgctaagCACATGCTAAAAGGTCCGCATTGGTGATGGTAACCATGACTAGTtttttgtggttacaaacaatgtaacaatattgtttacaatatttaattcatagtAATTGTagtatcacatttcccatgatgcaattttcaggatattcaagatggcggatTTGAAAGTTCCCCAATAGGCTGTAAGAGATTACTAATTAAGTTATACGCCAATTATCATAggaacctttgacctttgaggTCGTGTGGCTGTGTAATgaaatacacacattaaaatttGATCGTGCTAATCATAAGATAATATAGCAATTAATTTGGGATGTCTTTGTAGTGCACCTATTCCTGTAGAACTAACACAGACTAAGGAGCCCATGAACCgtgttataaacaaacaaacaaacaaacaaacaagcaaacaaacagacaaacagacaaaacatTTGTCTTTCCTGTGTTGAACTTAAAGTTTTTATCACTTGTGACTGTTTGTTCAGCAAACATATGGATTGAAATCGTTCCCTCTTACTTTCTATATTTTCTCTATTTCAAGGTAAAAGGTTTGAAATTTCAAatagcatttgaaataaagcaaagACTAAAGCTAATCAAACAGATAAAACATTATTCATTTTACGAGGACAAATCCAAAATTGACCTTTTTGTTTCCTGTGGGAGGTTATATTCAAAGGCATGTTTTTATAAAGTGTGAAAAAGATACTGTACTCT
This window contains:
- the LOC144448616 gene encoding kielin/chordin-like protein, producing MSYSTKHQICLKFHSSLVAFFPFCEKDTVAVNSIENDSFLKLDKEAKSFLHGRSKRSFHSIGEECCHEFCTAEELEENTSDAATKIEYVAEHDADLIAFCMNRGDESSLNTDEPEVTPPPPPPPGESGDPHITTFDGLHYNYQGVCRYVLFTDGCGRRRPSFRVESITEGGVNKKGEDVARVAAVTVRLGMDTSYETVIDLHKGDVAKVNGNHVKTFPHYLSSDVWMEKPGGKTVVLKVANQFEITWDGLKSIESQLHDSQHGKLCGLLGDADGDISNDLSMPDGKVTDDLVEFGDSWQVPGSAC